A single Nicotiana tabacum cultivar K326 chromosome 5, ASM71507v2, whole genome shotgun sequence DNA region contains:
- the LOC107775293 gene encoding F-box/kelch-repeat protein At1g15670-like has translation MNQNEFTTELLPGLPEEIALECLTRLHYSTHRVASRVCRRWCRLLQSKEFYYHRKQTGFTHKAACLVQALPVQSESKPVGQPRYAISVFDSVTGSWDRIDPIPKYPDGLPMFCQIATTEGKLIVMGGWNPASWDPIKDVFVYDFMTRRWTQCKDMPESRSFFAMGAAGGRVFIAGGHDESKNALSSAWVFDIGSNEWTELPRMSEERDECEGVIIGSDFWVVSGYDTESQGRFKSSAELYELSTGEWRRVENAWGSSQCPRACVGAGKNGNLTCWAESDPNVKVGACGVDLGDRTLVTGSAYQGAPHGFFFVENSKKEGQNSKLVKIDVPEEFSGFVQSGCCVEI, from the coding sequence atgaaccaaaatgagTTCACTACCGAGTTACTCCCGGGTTTACCCGAGGAAATTGCCCTTGAGTGCTTGACCCGATTACACTATTCAACTCACCGAGTTGCTTCTCGTGTTTGTAGAAGATGGTGTAGGCTTCTTCAAAGCAAAGAATTTTATTACCATCGTAAACAAACTGGTTTTACTCATAAAGCTGCTTGTTTAGTACAAGCACTTCCTGTTCAATCCGAGTCTAAACCTGTAGGACAACCGAGGTACGCTATCTCGGTGTTCGACTCGGTAACTGGGAGTTGGGATCGGATTGACCCGATTCCGAAATATCCTGATGGGTTACCGATGTTCTGTCAAATTGCGACAACGGAAGGTAAGCTTATTGTCATGGGCGGATGGAACCCGGCGAGCTGGGATCCGATCAAGGATGTTTTTGTGTACGATTTCATGACTCGGAGGTGGACTCAGTGCAAGGATATGCCGGAGAGTCGGTCGTTTTTCGCGATGGGAGCTGCCGGAGGACGGGTTTTCATCGCCGGCGGTCACGACGAGAGCAAGAACGCGCTGAGCTCCGCGTGGGTTTTTGATATCGGCAGCAACGAGTGGACTGAGTTGCCTCGGATGAGTGAGGAGCGTGACGAGTGCGAAGGTGTGATAATCGGGTCGGATTTCTGGGTCGTAAGCGGGTATGATACCGAAAGTCAAGGGCGGTTCAAGAGTAGCGCTGAGTTATATGAACTCAGTACAGGTGAGTGGAGGCGAGTTGAGAACGCTTGGGGGTCGAGTCAATGCCCTAGAGCATGTGTAGGGGCGGGCAAAAATGGGAATTTGACTTGCTGGGCTGAATCCGACCCGAATGTTAAAGTCGGAGCTTGTGGTGTTGACCTTGGAGATCGGACCTTGGTAACCGGGTCGGCCTATCAAGGAGCCCCGCATGGATTCTTCTTTGTGGAAAACAGCAAGAAAGAAGGGCAAAATAGTAAATTGGTGAAAATTGATGTTCCAGAGGAGTTTTCAGGATTTGTGCAATCTGGATGCTGTGTGGAgatttga